Proteins co-encoded in one Setaria viridis chromosome 9, Setaria_viridis_v4.0, whole genome shotgun sequence genomic window:
- the LOC117837531 gene encoding U-box domain-containing protein 70 isoform X1: protein MMLRQKSLFRDKVFVAIPEEPRDAKSILSWVMDHTSDGAEIIIIHIVTAPNFESQQQIVDSYLNQCSRKKVRAEKRVFLFNKIDEGLIHLIKIYGVTELVMGAAADRHYRRKMKAPESQTAMSVMQQAQSHCNIWFICKGKLVFFREANCCLLTKSKSARPSCGVGNPKMDVQSFLQPNLEAKRLEYMYIKEMKLRKETEEELSQQMEETESLKQATLMLQNELDWYRYQWKENASALQEANQQKCLLEHQISESDSIASYLGESMRVSDPLVQSLKLAYSKVKRERDDAVKKARDMHMEKELTAPCAYGVMNSEFSLLELEQATQVFSRSLNIGRGGFGSVYKGFLRGTTVAIKILDTESLHAQSQFQQEVVILSRVRHPHLVTLIGACPEASALVYEFLPNGSLEDRLNCVDNTPPLTWQVRIRIIREVCSALIFLHKHKPHPVVHGDLKPGNILLDANLLSKVSDFGISRLLLESSVTGSDAHFTSQPMGTPAYMDPEFFGTGELTPQSDTYSFGVTILRLLTGMAPLRLIRVVQGALNDDDLHSVLDHSAGEWPLVQAEQLARIGLQCSELSRQKRPDLQRGVWRVIEPIIKEDHVPLSQSFRSMFSESSRTVAMPSYFLCPISQVLMRDPQVAADGFTYEADALRRWLDSGHDTSPMTNKTLSNSDTIPNHSMRSAIQEYLRQNKMQELFALG, encoded by the exons ATGATGCTTAGGCAGAAGAGCCTTTTTAGAGACAAGGTGTTCGTTGCAATTCCTGAGGAGCCAAGGGATGCCAAGTCTATACTATCTTGGGTTATGGACCATACATCTGATGGCGCAgagatcatcatcatccacaTAGTAACTGCACCAAACTTTG AAAGCCAGCAGCAAATTGTGGACAGCTACCTGAATCAGTGCTCAAGGAAAAAG GTTAGAGCTGAGAAACGGGTGTTTCTATTCAACAAGATCGATGAAGGCCTTATTCATCTGATAAAAATATATGGGGTCACTGAACTTGTTATGGGTGCAGCTGCAGATAGACATTACAGGAG GAAAATGAAAGCACCAGAGTCTCAGACAGCAATGAGCGTGATGCAACAAGCTCAGTCACACTGCAAtatatggtttatttgcaaggGAAAGCTAGTATTTTTCAG GGAAGCAAATTGCTGCCTACTGACCAAGTCAAAATCAGCGCGGCCATCTTGTGGTGTTGGAAACCCAAAGATGGATGTCCAAAGTTTTCTTCAACCTAATTTAGAG GCTAAAAGATTGGAATATATGTATATTAAGGAAATGAAATTAAGaaaggaaacagaggaagaaCTCTCTCAGCAAATGGAAGAAACAGAATCTCTGAAGCAAGCAACTTTAATGCTCCAAAATGAGCTTGATTGGTACAGATACCAATGGAAGGAGAATGCCAGTGCACTGCAAGAGGCAAACCAGCAGAAGTGTCTTCTGGAACACCAGATATCAGAGTCAGACTCTATCGCCAGCTATTTAGGAGAGAGCATGAGAGTGTCTGATCCTCTCGTCCAGTCACTAAAGTTGGCGTACAGTAAAGTGAAGCGGGAGCGAGATGATGCGGTTAAAAAGGCAAGGGACATGCATATGGAGAAAGAGCTCACAGCACCTTGTGCCTATGGAGTAATGAACTCTGAATTCTCCTTGCTGGAGTTGGAGCAGGCTACCCAGGTCTTCAGCCGTTCACTTAACATTGGTCGAGGTGGATTTGGATCTGTCTATAAAGGTTTTCTTCGCGGCACTACAGTAGCTATAAAGATACTAGATACTGAAAGCTTGCATGCCCAGTCACAGTTTCAGCAAGAG GTAGTGATACTCAGTAGAGTGAGGCATCCACATCTAGTCACCCTTATTGGAGCCTGTCCTGAAGCTTCTGCCCTTGTTTACGAGTTCTTGCCAAATGGAAGCCTAGAAGATCGTCTGAACTGTGTTGACAACACCCCGCCACTCACTTGGCAGGTGCGCATCCGAATCATCAGGGAGGTTTGCTCTGCACTGATTTTCCTTCACAAGCACAAGCCTCATCCTGTTGTGCATGGGGACCTCAAGCCAGGCAACATCCTCCTGGATGCAAACTTACTGAGTAAGGTCAGCGACTTTGGGATCTCCCGTCTTTTGCTGGAGTCCAGTGTCACTGGCAGCGACGCGCACTTCACCTCCCAGCCTATGGGGACACCGGCATACATGGACCCAGAGTTCTTTGGCACAGGGGAACTTACTCCACAGTCTGACACTTATTCCTTTGGTGTTACCATCCTGCGGCTCTTGACCGGAATGGCGCCTCTACGCCTCATAAGGGTGGTGCAGGGGGCACTGAACGATGATGACCTGCATTCTGTGTTGGATCACTCAGCAGGTGAGTGGCCTCTGGTGCAGGCGGAGCAGCTCGCAAGAATCGGGCTGCAGTGCTCGGAGCTCAGCAGGCAGAAACGCCCTGATCTTCAACGCGGCGTGTGGAGGGTGATTGAACCTATCATAAAGGAAGATCATGTACCTTTGTCACAATCTTTTCGATCCATGTTCAGTGAAAGCAGTAGAACTGTTGCCATGCCATCCTATTTCCTTTGCCCAATATCTCAG GTTCTCATGAGAGATCCTCAGGTGGCAGCGGATGGCTTCACCTACGAAGCTGATGCTCTTAGACGTTGGCTGGATAGTGGGCATGACACATCCCCAATGACAAACAAAACTCTTTCAAACAGTGACACCATCCCGAATCACTCGATGCGTTCAGCCATCCAAGAATACCTCCGGCAGAACAAGATGCAAGAGCTATTTGCGCTGGGATAG
- the LOC117837534 gene encoding protein trichome birefringence-like 12 isoform X2, which yields MRPTAGGCRPRPRRRHRSTPRPAPSTATPGTASATAAPSSQRSPGHPPAAAAPSSRESTPRGSWPRPGADGSGSWGTPCLRTSLSRCSVRSARRTTARASGSGEARGAEGTSPGRTSSSPTTALSCSPSTRQRQPVEKSKELQKDGIKGTYRVDVDIPADDWVNVTKFYDVLIFNTGHWWDTYKFPKETPLVFYKGGKPMEPPLGMQDGLKVVLNSMASYIEREVPRKTLKLWRTQSPRHFYGGEWDHNGSCVSDRLLEDHELDSWFDPRFGGVNKEARMVNSAIEEALAGTDIQLLNLTYMSEFRADAHPAIWLGKKDAVAVYGQDCMHWCLPGVPDTWVDILAAQILHYLKQEKG from the exons ATGCGGCCGACGGCCGGTGGGTGCCGACcccgtccccggcgccgccaccgctctaCTCCCCGTCCTGCCCCTTCCACCGCAACGCCTGGAACTGCCTCCGCAACGGCCGCCCCAAGCTCGCAGCGCTCTCCTGGGCACCCacccgctgcggcggcgccgtcgtcccGAGAATCGACGCCGCGGGGTTCCTGGCCGCGGCCAGGGGCCGACGGGTCGGGCTCGTGGGGGACTCCCTGTCTGAGAACCTCGTTGTCGCGTTGCTCTGTGCGCTCCGCTCGGCGGACGACGGCGCGCGCAAGTGGAAGCGGCGAGGCGCGTGGCGCGGAGGGTACTTCCCCAGGGaggacgtcgtcgtcgcctACCACCGCGCTGTCCTGCTCGCCAAGTACACGTCA GCGGCAGCCTGTGGAGAAGTCCAAAGAACTTCAGAAGGATGGAATAAAAGGAACTTACAGAGTGGATGTTGATATCCCTGCTGATGATTGGGTAAATGTCACCAAGTTCTATGATGTGCTAATTTTCAACACCGGACACTG GTGGGATACATATAAATTCCCAAAAGAGACTCCCCTGGTTTTCTACAAAGGAGGAAAGCCAATGGAGCCTCCACTTGGCATGCAAGACGGACTGAAAGTAGTCCTGAATAGTATGGCCTCTTACATTGAAAGGGAGGTTCCCAGGAAAACCCTGAAGTTGTGGCGCACACAATCACCTAGGCACTTCTATGGAGGCGAGTGGGATCACAATGGCAGCTGTGTATCTGATAGACTCCTTGAAGATCATGAG CTTGACTCTTGGTTTGATCCTCGGTTTGGGGGAGTGAACAAAGAGGCGAGAATGGTGAATTCAGCAATCGAGGAAGCCCTAGCTGGCACAGACATTCAGTTGCTCAACCTGACTTACATGAGCGAGTTCCGTGCTGATGCCCATCCAGCTATCTGGCTGGGCAAGAAGGATGCGGTGGCCGTCTATGGACAGGACTGCATGCATTGGTGCCTGCCTGGTGTGCCAGACACATGGGTcgacatcttggctgcacaGATCTTGCATTACTTGAAGCAGGAAAAAGGCTGA
- the LOC117837531 gene encoding U-box domain-containing protein 70 isoform X2 has protein sequence MGAAADRHYRRKMKAPESQTAMSVMQQAQSHCNIWFICKGKLVFFREANCCLLTKSKSARPSCGVGNPKMDVQSFLQPNLEAKRLEYMYIKEMKLRKETEEELSQQMEETESLKQATLMLQNELDWYRYQWKENASALQEANQQKCLLEHQISESDSIASYLGESMRVSDPLVQSLKLAYSKVKRERDDAVKKARDMHMEKELTAPCAYGVMNSEFSLLELEQATQVFSRSLNIGRGGFGSVYKGFLRGTTVAIKILDTESLHAQSQFQQEVVILSRVRHPHLVTLIGACPEASALVYEFLPNGSLEDRLNCVDNTPPLTWQVRIRIIREVCSALIFLHKHKPHPVVHGDLKPGNILLDANLLSKVSDFGISRLLLESSVTGSDAHFTSQPMGTPAYMDPEFFGTGELTPQSDTYSFGVTILRLLTGMAPLRLIRVVQGALNDDDLHSVLDHSAGEWPLVQAEQLARIGLQCSELSRQKRPDLQRGVWRVIEPIIKEDHVPLSQSFRSMFSESSRTVAMPSYFLCPISQVLMRDPQVAADGFTYEADALRRWLDSGHDTSPMTNKTLSNSDTIPNHSMRSAIQEYLRQNKMQELFALG, from the exons ATGGGTGCAGCTGCAGATAGACATTACAGGAG GAAAATGAAAGCACCAGAGTCTCAGACAGCAATGAGCGTGATGCAACAAGCTCAGTCACACTGCAAtatatggtttatttgcaaggGAAAGCTAGTATTTTTCAG GGAAGCAAATTGCTGCCTACTGACCAAGTCAAAATCAGCGCGGCCATCTTGTGGTGTTGGAAACCCAAAGATGGATGTCCAAAGTTTTCTTCAACCTAATTTAGAG GCTAAAAGATTGGAATATATGTATATTAAGGAAATGAAATTAAGaaaggaaacagaggaagaaCTCTCTCAGCAAATGGAAGAAACAGAATCTCTGAAGCAAGCAACTTTAATGCTCCAAAATGAGCTTGATTGGTACAGATACCAATGGAAGGAGAATGCCAGTGCACTGCAAGAGGCAAACCAGCAGAAGTGTCTTCTGGAACACCAGATATCAGAGTCAGACTCTATCGCCAGCTATTTAGGAGAGAGCATGAGAGTGTCTGATCCTCTCGTCCAGTCACTAAAGTTGGCGTACAGTAAAGTGAAGCGGGAGCGAGATGATGCGGTTAAAAAGGCAAGGGACATGCATATGGAGAAAGAGCTCACAGCACCTTGTGCCTATGGAGTAATGAACTCTGAATTCTCCTTGCTGGAGTTGGAGCAGGCTACCCAGGTCTTCAGCCGTTCACTTAACATTGGTCGAGGTGGATTTGGATCTGTCTATAAAGGTTTTCTTCGCGGCACTACAGTAGCTATAAAGATACTAGATACTGAAAGCTTGCATGCCCAGTCACAGTTTCAGCAAGAG GTAGTGATACTCAGTAGAGTGAGGCATCCACATCTAGTCACCCTTATTGGAGCCTGTCCTGAAGCTTCTGCCCTTGTTTACGAGTTCTTGCCAAATGGAAGCCTAGAAGATCGTCTGAACTGTGTTGACAACACCCCGCCACTCACTTGGCAGGTGCGCATCCGAATCATCAGGGAGGTTTGCTCTGCACTGATTTTCCTTCACAAGCACAAGCCTCATCCTGTTGTGCATGGGGACCTCAAGCCAGGCAACATCCTCCTGGATGCAAACTTACTGAGTAAGGTCAGCGACTTTGGGATCTCCCGTCTTTTGCTGGAGTCCAGTGTCACTGGCAGCGACGCGCACTTCACCTCCCAGCCTATGGGGACACCGGCATACATGGACCCAGAGTTCTTTGGCACAGGGGAACTTACTCCACAGTCTGACACTTATTCCTTTGGTGTTACCATCCTGCGGCTCTTGACCGGAATGGCGCCTCTACGCCTCATAAGGGTGGTGCAGGGGGCACTGAACGATGATGACCTGCATTCTGTGTTGGATCACTCAGCAGGTGAGTGGCCTCTGGTGCAGGCGGAGCAGCTCGCAAGAATCGGGCTGCAGTGCTCGGAGCTCAGCAGGCAGAAACGCCCTGATCTTCAACGCGGCGTGTGGAGGGTGATTGAACCTATCATAAAGGAAGATCATGTACCTTTGTCACAATCTTTTCGATCCATGTTCAGTGAAAGCAGTAGAACTGTTGCCATGCCATCCTATTTCCTTTGCCCAATATCTCAG GTTCTCATGAGAGATCCTCAGGTGGCAGCGGATGGCTTCACCTACGAAGCTGATGCTCTTAGACGTTGGCTGGATAGTGGGCATGACACATCCCCAATGACAAACAAAACTCTTTCAAACAGTGACACCATCCCGAATCACTCGATGCGTTCAGCCATCCAAGAATACCTCCGGCAGAACAAGATGCAAGAGCTATTTGCGCTGGGATAG
- the LOC117837536 gene encoding expansin-B1, with translation MGSLPNVVVAAAAVVLAALVAGGSCDPSAPKVPPGPNITTDYGGRWLAAKATWYGQPVAAGPDDNGGACGIKNVNLPPYSGMTACGNLPIFKDGKGCGSCYQIRCGAPEECSNKPVTVFITDMNYDPIAPYHFDLSGTAFGSMAQAGLGDKLRHRGIIDLQFRRVRCKYAAGQKIVFHVEHGSNPNYLAVLVKFVANDGDIVQMDLKERASPEWKPMKLSWGAIWRMDTPKALRGPFSIRLTSESGKKLVATDVIPENWKPSTVYKSNIQF, from the exons ATGGGATCCCTGCCCAATGTCGtcgtggccgcggccgccgtcgtcctggcggcgctcgtcgccggcgggtcGTGCGACCCATCAGCCCCCAAGGTGCCGCCGGGCCCCAACATCACGACCGACTACGGCGGCAGGTGGCTCGCCGCGAAGGCCACCTGGTACGGCcagcccgtcgccgccggccccgacGACAACGGCGGTGCGTGCGGGATCAAGAACGTGAACCTGCCGCCCTACAGCGGCATGACGGCCTGCGGCAACCTCCCCATCTTCAAGGACGGCAAGGGCTGCGGCTCGTGCTACCAG ATCAGATGCGGTGCGCCAGAGGAGTGCTCCAACAAGCCGGTGACGGTGTTCATCACCGACATGAACTACGACCCCATCGCCCCCTACCACTTCGACCTCAGCGGCACGGCGTTCGGCTCCATGGCCCAGGCCGGGCTCGGCGAcaagctccgccaccgcggCATCATCGACCTGCAGTTCAGGAG GGTGCGGTGCAAGTACGCGGCCGGGCAGAAGATCGTGTTCCACGTGGAGCATGGTTCCAACCCCAACTACCTGGCTGTGCTGGTGAAGTTCGTCGCGAACGACGGCGACATCGTGCAGATGGACCTCAAGGAGAGGGCGTCGCCGGAGTGGAAGCCGATGAAGCTCTCGTGGGGCGCCATCTGGAGGATGGACACGCCCAAGGCGCTCAGGGGGCCCTTCTCCATCCGCCTCACCAGTGAGTCCGGCAAGAAGCTGGTCGCCACCGACGTCATTCCGGAGAACTGGAAGCCCAGCACCGTCTACAAGTCCAACATCCAGTTCTAG
- the LOC117837533 gene encoding pentatricopeptide repeat-containing protein At2g01860 isoform X1 yields the protein MLNYPQKIVQDSVFKAQFSPKITGFSSDPMPQVKATPALMSRLLPTPALVKLRACGLYSHGHFPSTSRISCSSELSDRGSAKEVEAFEYSGETCAKNAADGDEGEYLGWSKEEIDAISALFDRPMRQKPLKPPNPAKQRALPLPLPHKTRLPVAPAPKQHVRLATRVALSPRASFSDQVRKNPEFLLGIAREIAAIPPEHGVSTVLDRWARFLRKGSLSLTIRELGHMGLPERALQTLCWAQRQKAVPLFPDDRVLASTIEVLARFGQLKVESALEQCVPTASRAILEAMSSGFIRAGKVDLTRKLLELARINNRTLHPSIYVKLMLEAIRTPEGYGLAMALVDELGERSDLELRPQDCTSVMKVCIKLRRYTAVESLFSWFRESGGSPTVVMYTTVIHSRCRDGMHREALSLAWEMEQAGCLLDLPAYRVIVKLCVALRDPERALRYLLRMEEAGFVPTSDMYNGLIEGYAAEGRLARCRQLIRESESAGVKLDRRLLSRLSETGNALSS from the exons ATGCTCAATTACCCCCAAAAAATTG TGCAGGATTCAGTATTCAAGGCTCAGTTTTCCCCCAAGATAACTGGGTTTTCATCTGATCCGATGCCCCAAGTGAAGGCTACCCCTGCGCTGATGAGCAGGCTGCTCCCCACACCCGCATTGGTGAAGCTCAGAGCCTGTGGACTCTACAGTCATGGCCATTTCCCCTCAACGTCTCGTATTTCTTGCTCATCAGAGTTATCAGATAGAGGTTCTGCCAAGGAGGTTGAGGCGTTCGAGTACAGTGGTGAGACATGTGCCAAGAATGCAGCTGATGGGGATGAAGGAGAGTATTTAGGATGGAGCAAAGAAGAGATTGATGCCATTTCCGCACTTTTCGATCGGCCAATGCGTCAGAAGCCCCTGAAGCCACCAAACCCTGCGAAGCAGCGGGCGCTCCCATTGCCACTACCGCACAAGACGAGACTGCCTGTTGCTCCGGCGCCCAAGCAGCACGTCCGGCTTGCCACAAGAGTGGCACTGTCGCCTCGTGCTTCCTTCAGCGACCAGGTGCGCAAGAACCCGGAGTTCCTACTCGGGATTGCTCGGGAGATTGCCGCGATTCCTCCAGAGCACGGTGTCTCCACGGTGCTCGACCGGTGGGCAAGGTTCCTCCGAAAAGGCTCCTTGTCGCTGACCATCCGTGAGCTCGGGCATATGGGACTCCCCGAGCGCGCGCTGCAGACATTGTGCTGGGCTCAGAGGCAGAAAGCTGTGCCATTGTTCCCTGACGACAGGGTTCTTGCTTCCACCATCGAAGTTTTGGCGCGCTTTGGCCAGCTTAAAGTGGAGTCTGCATTGGAGCAATGCGTCCCCACGGCAAGCCGTGCCATTCTGGAAGCCATGTCAAGTGGGTTCATCAGGGCAGGGAAAGTAGACCTTACACGCAAACTCCTGGAACTTGCAAGGATCAATAACAGGACGCTGCACCCAAGCATCTATGTGAAGCTGATGCTGGAAGCCATCCGGACTCCTGAAGGCTATGGGCTTGCCATGGCATTGGTTGATGAGCTTGGTGAGAGGTCAGATTTGGAGCTTCGCCCGCAGGACTGCACGTCTGTCATGAAAGTCTGCATAAAACTCCGGCGGTACACGGCCGTGGAGAGCCTTTTTAGCTGGTTCAGGGAATCTGGTGGGAGCCCCACTGTGGTTATGTACACAACGGTGATCCACAGCCGCTGCCGTGATGGAATGCACCGCGAGGCCCTGTCCCTGGCATGGGAAATGGAACAGGCCGGTTGTCTGCTTGACCTGCCAGCCTACCGGGTCATTGTCAAGCTGTGTGTGGCATTGCGTGACCCAGAGAGGGCTCTCCGGTACTTGTTGAGGATGGAGGAGGCTGGGTTTGTTCCAACCAGCGACATGTACAACGGTCTGATCGAAGGTTATGCGGCGGAGGGGAGGCTGGCCAGGTGCCGGCAGCTGATCAGAGAGTCCGAGTCAGCCGGTGTGAAACTGGACAGGAGGCTGCTCTCACGCTTGTCTGAAACTGGAAATGCCCTTTCTTCTTGA
- the LOC117837533 gene encoding pentatricopeptide repeat-containing protein At2g01860 isoform X2 yields the protein MPQVKATPALMSRLLPTPALVKLRACGLYSHGHFPSTSRISCSSELSDRGSAKEVEAFEYSGETCAKNAADGDEGEYLGWSKEEIDAISALFDRPMRQKPLKPPNPAKQRALPLPLPHKTRLPVAPAPKQHVRLATRVALSPRASFSDQVRKNPEFLLGIAREIAAIPPEHGVSTVLDRWARFLRKGSLSLTIRELGHMGLPERALQTLCWAQRQKAVPLFPDDRVLASTIEVLARFGQLKVESALEQCVPTASRAILEAMSSGFIRAGKVDLTRKLLELARINNRTLHPSIYVKLMLEAIRTPEGYGLAMALVDELGERSDLELRPQDCTSVMKVCIKLRRYTAVESLFSWFRESGGSPTVVMYTTVIHSRCRDGMHREALSLAWEMEQAGCLLDLPAYRVIVKLCVALRDPERALRYLLRMEEAGFVPTSDMYNGLIEGYAAEGRLARCRQLIRESESAGVKLDRRLLSRLSETGNALSS from the coding sequence ATGCCCCAAGTGAAGGCTACCCCTGCGCTGATGAGCAGGCTGCTCCCCACACCCGCATTGGTGAAGCTCAGAGCCTGTGGACTCTACAGTCATGGCCATTTCCCCTCAACGTCTCGTATTTCTTGCTCATCAGAGTTATCAGATAGAGGTTCTGCCAAGGAGGTTGAGGCGTTCGAGTACAGTGGTGAGACATGTGCCAAGAATGCAGCTGATGGGGATGAAGGAGAGTATTTAGGATGGAGCAAAGAAGAGATTGATGCCATTTCCGCACTTTTCGATCGGCCAATGCGTCAGAAGCCCCTGAAGCCACCAAACCCTGCGAAGCAGCGGGCGCTCCCATTGCCACTACCGCACAAGACGAGACTGCCTGTTGCTCCGGCGCCCAAGCAGCACGTCCGGCTTGCCACAAGAGTGGCACTGTCGCCTCGTGCTTCCTTCAGCGACCAGGTGCGCAAGAACCCGGAGTTCCTACTCGGGATTGCTCGGGAGATTGCCGCGATTCCTCCAGAGCACGGTGTCTCCACGGTGCTCGACCGGTGGGCAAGGTTCCTCCGAAAAGGCTCCTTGTCGCTGACCATCCGTGAGCTCGGGCATATGGGACTCCCCGAGCGCGCGCTGCAGACATTGTGCTGGGCTCAGAGGCAGAAAGCTGTGCCATTGTTCCCTGACGACAGGGTTCTTGCTTCCACCATCGAAGTTTTGGCGCGCTTTGGCCAGCTTAAAGTGGAGTCTGCATTGGAGCAATGCGTCCCCACGGCAAGCCGTGCCATTCTGGAAGCCATGTCAAGTGGGTTCATCAGGGCAGGGAAAGTAGACCTTACACGCAAACTCCTGGAACTTGCAAGGATCAATAACAGGACGCTGCACCCAAGCATCTATGTGAAGCTGATGCTGGAAGCCATCCGGACTCCTGAAGGCTATGGGCTTGCCATGGCATTGGTTGATGAGCTTGGTGAGAGGTCAGATTTGGAGCTTCGCCCGCAGGACTGCACGTCTGTCATGAAAGTCTGCATAAAACTCCGGCGGTACACGGCCGTGGAGAGCCTTTTTAGCTGGTTCAGGGAATCTGGTGGGAGCCCCACTGTGGTTATGTACACAACGGTGATCCACAGCCGCTGCCGTGATGGAATGCACCGCGAGGCCCTGTCCCTGGCATGGGAAATGGAACAGGCCGGTTGTCTGCTTGACCTGCCAGCCTACCGGGTCATTGTCAAGCTGTGTGTGGCATTGCGTGACCCAGAGAGGGCTCTCCGGTACTTGTTGAGGATGGAGGAGGCTGGGTTTGTTCCAACCAGCGACATGTACAACGGTCTGATCGAAGGTTATGCGGCGGAGGGGAGGCTGGCCAGGTGCCGGCAGCTGATCAGAGAGTCCGAGTCAGCCGGTGTGAAACTGGACAGGAGGCTGCTCTCACGCTTGTCTGAAACTGGAAATGCCCTTTCTTCTTGA
- the LOC117837534 gene encoding protein trichome birefringence-like 12 isoform X1 codes for MPRLRLPLVLLLPIALTVLLLLSTSSPRPRPPALQPLPCGAALSDAADGRWVPTPSPAPPPLYSPSCPFHRNAWNCLRNGRPKLAALSWAPTRCGGAVVPRIDAAGFLAAARGRRVGLVGDSLSENLVVALLCALRSADDGARKWKRRGAWRGGYFPREDVVVAYHRAVLLAKYTRQPVEKSKELQKDGIKGTYRVDVDIPADDWVNVTKFYDVLIFNTGHWWDTYKFPKETPLVFYKGGKPMEPPLGMQDGLKVVLNSMASYIEREVPRKTLKLWRTQSPRHFYGGEWDHNGSCVSDRLLEDHELDSWFDPRFGGVNKEARMVNSAIEEALAGTDIQLLNLTYMSEFRADAHPAIWLGKKDAVAVYGQDCMHWCLPGVPDTWVDILAAQILHYLKQEKG; via the exons ATGCCGCGCCTGCGCCTCCCtctggtcctcctcctccccataGCCCtcaccgtcctcctcctcctctccacgtCTTCCCCACGCCCACGTCCGCCCGCGCTGCAGCCGCTCCCCTGCGGCGCCGCGCTCTCCGATGCGGCCGACGGCCGGTGGGTGCCGACcccgtccccggcgccgccaccgctctaCTCCCCGTCCTGCCCCTTCCACCGCAACGCCTGGAACTGCCTCCGCAACGGCCGCCCCAAGCTCGCAGCGCTCTCCTGGGCACCCacccgctgcggcggcgccgtcgtcccGAGAATCGACGCCGCGGGGTTCCTGGCCGCGGCCAGGGGCCGACGGGTCGGGCTCGTGGGGGACTCCCTGTCTGAGAACCTCGTTGTCGCGTTGCTCTGTGCGCTCCGCTCGGCGGACGACGGCGCGCGCAAGTGGAAGCGGCGAGGCGCGTGGCGCGGAGGGTACTTCCCCAGGGaggacgtcgtcgtcgcctACCACCGCGCTGTCCTGCTCGCCAAGTACAC GCGGCAGCCTGTGGAGAAGTCCAAAGAACTTCAGAAGGATGGAATAAAAGGAACTTACAGAGTGGATGTTGATATCCCTGCTGATGATTGGGTAAATGTCACCAAGTTCTATGATGTGCTAATTTTCAACACCGGACACTG GTGGGATACATATAAATTCCCAAAAGAGACTCCCCTGGTTTTCTACAAAGGAGGAAAGCCAATGGAGCCTCCACTTGGCATGCAAGACGGACTGAAAGTAGTCCTGAATAGTATGGCCTCTTACATTGAAAGGGAGGTTCCCAGGAAAACCCTGAAGTTGTGGCGCACACAATCACCTAGGCACTTCTATGGAGGCGAGTGGGATCACAATGGCAGCTGTGTATCTGATAGACTCCTTGAAGATCATGAG CTTGACTCTTGGTTTGATCCTCGGTTTGGGGGAGTGAACAAAGAGGCGAGAATGGTGAATTCAGCAATCGAGGAAGCCCTAGCTGGCACAGACATTCAGTTGCTCAACCTGACTTACATGAGCGAGTTCCGTGCTGATGCCCATCCAGCTATCTGGCTGGGCAAGAAGGATGCGGTGGCCGTCTATGGACAGGACTGCATGCATTGGTGCCTGCCTGGTGTGCCAGACACATGGGTcgacatcttggctgcacaGATCTTGCATTACTTGAAGCAGGAAAAAGGCTGA